One Chromatiaceae bacterium genomic region harbors:
- a CDS encoding adenylyl-sulfate reductase subunit alpha: MAGEFGNPEIVQEEVDILLIGGGMACCGAGYEIMQWADAAKKETGIDLKIRLVDKAAMDRSGAVAQGLSAINTYIGSEQDPADYARMVSNDLMGITRDDLAYDVGRHVDDSVHLFEEWGLPIWKLDENGERHDGSKGMTPLKDGGKPVRSGKWQIMINGESYKWIVAEAAKKVLGSDRVQERIFIVKLVNDKNDKNRIAGAVGFSVRDHKVVVYKAKAILLAAGGCVNIFRPRSVGEGTGRAWYPVWNAGSTYAMAAEAGAELTMMENRFVPARFKDGYGPVGAWFLLFKAQATNAYGEVYMVKNKEMLNDYPPYGQAAVPASCLRNHLMLKEMKEGRGPIYMDTVTALAKLRETLSPREVKHLEAEAWEDFLDMCVGQCGIWVGENVEPEKKNSELMPTEPYLLGSHSGCCGIWASGPVDVGAPTEELHSEKGKIPAHLPQGWNWGYRGMTTIKGLFTAGDGVGASGHKFSSGSHAEGRMAAKSMVQYCIDNKDMKPELDTDPAVLVEQIYAPVRNFMEHKDYSTAIDVNPHYITPKMLQFRLQKIMDEYVAGVATYYTTNANMLTVAEEKLEMLKEDAAKMRAKDLHELLRAWENYHRILTAEAHMKHIQFREESRYPGFYYRMDKNFVDEENWHCFVNSIYDKETKAWTCFKRAHVDLVDKSKLFKAAAH, translated from the coding sequence ATGGCTGGTGAATTTGGAAATCCGGAGATCGTCCAGGAAGAGGTTGACATCCTCTTGATCGGCGGTGGCATGGCCTGCTGCGGTGCTGGCTACGAAATCATGCAATGGGCGGATGCCGCCAAGAAGGAAACGGGCATCGATCTGAAGATCAGGTTGGTTGATAAGGCCGCCATGGACCGCTCCGGCGCCGTGGCCCAGGGTCTGTCCGCCATCAACACCTATATCGGTTCCGAGCAGGACCCGGCGGACTATGCCCGTATGGTCTCCAACGACCTCATGGGCATCACCCGTGACGACCTGGCCTATGACGTGGGCCGTCATGTCGATGACTCCGTGCATCTCTTCGAGGAGTGGGGCCTGCCCATCTGGAAGCTTGACGAGAACGGCGAGCGTCACGATGGCTCCAAGGGCATGACCCCGCTGAAGGATGGCGGCAAGCCCGTCCGTTCCGGCAAGTGGCAGATCATGATCAACGGCGAGTCCTACAAGTGGATCGTCGCCGAGGCGGCTAAGAAGGTCCTGGGCTCCGACCGCGTTCAGGAGCGCATCTTTATCGTCAAGCTGGTCAACGATAAGAATGACAAGAACCGCATCGCTGGTGCCGTCGGTTTCTCCGTTCGCGACCACAAGGTCGTGGTTTACAAGGCCAAGGCCATCCTCCTGGCCGCCGGTGGCTGCGTCAACATCTTCCGTCCCCGCTCCGTCGGCGAGGGCACGGGCCGCGCCTGGTATCCGGTGTGGAACGCTGGCTCGACCTACGCCATGGCCGCCGAGGCCGGTGCCGAGTTGACCATGATGGAAAACCGCTTCGTGCCCGCCCGCTTCAAGGACGGTTACGGCCCGGTCGGCGCCTGGTTCCTGCTCTTCAAGGCCCAGGCCACCAACGCCTACGGCGAAGTTTACATGGTCAAGAACAAGGAGATGTTGAACGACTATCCTCCTTATGGCCAGGCCGCCGTGCCAGCCTCTTGCCTGCGTAACCACCTCATGCTCAAGGAGATGAAGGAAGGCCGCGGTCCCATCTACATGGATACCGTGACCGCCCTGGCCAAGCTGCGCGAGACCCTGTCGCCCCGCGAGGTCAAGCACCTCGAGGCCGAGGCTTGGGAAGACTTCCTGGACATGTGTGTTGGCCAGTGCGGTATCTGGGTTGGCGAGAACGTCGAGCCGGAGAAGAAGAACTCCGAGCTGATGCCGACCGAGCCCTACCTGCTGGGTTCTCACTCCGGCTGCTGCGGCATCTGGGCCTCCGGTCCCGTCGATGTTGGCGCCCCCACGGAGGAGCTCCATTCCGAAAAGGGCAAGATCCCCGCTCACCTGCCGCAGGGCTGGAACTGGGGTTACCGTGGCATGACCACCATCAAGGGTCTCTTCACGGCCGGTGATGGCGTGGGTGCCTCGGGTCACAAGTTCTCCTCCGGCTCCCATGCCGAGGGCCGCATGGCCGCCAAGTCCATGGTCCAGTATTGCATCGACAATAAGGACATGAAGCCCGAGCTGGATACGGACCCCGCCGTCCTGGTCGAGCAGATTTATGCGCCGGTGCGTAACTTCATGGAGCATAAGGATTATAGCACCGCCATAGATGTGAACCCACACTACATCACCCCCAAGATGCTGCAGTTCCGTCTGCAGAAGATCATGGATGAGTATGTAGCCGGCGTCGCCACCTACTACACCACCAACGCCAACATGTTGACGGTGGCGGAAGAGAAGCTGGAGATGCTGAAGGAAGATGCGGCCAAGATGCGTGCCAAGGACCTGCACGAGTTGCTCCGCGCCTGGGAGAACTACCATCGCATCCTCACCGCCGAGGCCCACATGAAGCACATCCAGTTCCGCGAGGAGAGCCGTTACCCCGGCTTCTACTATCGGATGGACAAGAACTTCGTGGACGAGGAGAACTGGCACTGCTTTGTCAACTCCATCTACGACAAGGAGACCAAGGCCTGGACCTGCTTCAAGCGCGCCCATGTTGATCTGGTCGACAAGTCCAAGCTGTTCAAGGCCGCCGCGCACTAG
- a CDS encoding YkgJ family cysteine cluster protein gives MSDERPEIPFQSVVLPEVLGEETEIPFRCYPGISCFNACCRMADVTLAPYDILRLKGRLGLSTTDFLAKHTVPFQMDADGTPGVKLRTTDEGACLLLDGDRGCSVYEDRPTVCRYYPVALLNRRVAGDTDTLQEYSLVREDHCKGHLEDRRISIGDYRAEQGCDTHDAHNREWYQLILKKRSAGPTVGRPPQTSLNVFFLASYDLDTFRRFVLSDKFRATYDLPETFYAEVETDELALLKFGYRFLRQVLFAEFSIPEQAGAWDKRVNQRQEVWDLRRQAEMARRQQAEDERYQGEL, from the coding sequence ATGAGTGACGAGAGACCCGAAATTCCCTTCCAGAGCGTGGTACTGCCCGAGGTACTGGGAGAGGAGACCGAGATCCCCTTCCGCTGTTATCCGGGCATCTCCTGCTTCAACGCCTGCTGCCGCATGGCCGACGTGACGTTGGCCCCCTACGACATCCTGCGCCTCAAGGGGCGTCTGGGTCTGTCTACGACCGATTTCCTTGCCAAGCACACGGTGCCCTTCCAGATGGATGCCGACGGCACCCCGGGGGTCAAGCTCAGGACCACCGACGAGGGGGCCTGCCTGCTGCTCGATGGCGATAGGGGTTGCAGTGTTTACGAGGACCGGCCCACGGTCTGCCGCTATTACCCGGTCGCCCTGCTCAACCGCCGCGTCGCGGGGGACACCGACACCCTTCAGGAATATTCCCTGGTCCGCGAGGACCACTGCAAAGGTCACCTGGAAGACCGCCGCATCAGCATCGGCGATTACCGCGCGGAGCAGGGGTGCGATACCCATGACGCACACAATCGCGAATGGTACCAGCTCATCCTAAAGAAGCGCTCCGCCGGGCCCACGGTGGGCCGCCCACCCCAGACAAGTCTGAATGTCTTTTTCCTGGCCTCCTACGACCTGGATACCTTCCGCCGTTTTGTTCTCAGCGATAAGTTCCGCGCCACCTATGATCTGCCGGAGACCTTTTACGCCGAGGTCGAGACCGACGAACTGGCCCTGCTCAAGTTTGGCTACCGCTTCCTGCGCCAGGTGCTGTTCGCCGAATTCAGTATCCCGGAACAGGCGGGGGCCTGGGACAAGCGCGTCAACCAACGTCAGGAGGTCTGGGACCTGCGCCGTCAGGCCGAGATGGCTCGGCGCCAGCAGGCCGAGGATGAGCGGTATCAGGGCGAACTCTAA
- the murJ gene encoding murein biosynthesis integral membrane protein MurJ, protein MASLSASLTRVGGNTLLSRLLGFVRDLMVARLFGADAGTDAFFVAFKIPNFFRRLFAEGAFASALVPVLHETGREGGSTALRRLLASLSGVLGAGLLLLTLIGTLAASWLILAFAPGFAAEAHQQALAAELLRLTLPYVFFIVLAALAGAALNLHEHFGVPAFTPVLLNLAIIGCALWLAPRLEEPILALGWGVLLGGLAQLAFQLPFLARLGLLPRPRLDWHHPGMRKILRRMGPVLLGVSMTQINLLLDTFLASFLSVGSISWLYYSDRLVEFPLGILGAALGTVILPRLSHLGRNGGGGLGMDPGTSSGAAAQAAAFSRTLDWALRWVLLLGLPAAVGLVVLAVPLVATLFLSAEFSAGDAHMAALSLMAYAAGLPAFIAIKVLAPGYYAHQDARTPARYALMALGFNLVLSIAWMGPFGHAGLALATSLAAFLNAGLLLGGLVRQGAYRPASDWGSRLVRGLVAALVLGALLGWGLVGLDDWLAATPGERMARLLFWMLVGGVGYVLALLVLGVRPRDFGEAAGERPERPPAGAR, encoded by the coding sequence ATGGCCTCCCTGTCCGCCTCCCTGACCAGGGTCGGCGGCAATACGCTGCTGTCGCGCCTCCTCGGCTTTGTCCGTGACCTGATGGTGGCGCGCCTCTTCGGGGCGGATGCGGGCACGGATGCCTTTTTCGTCGCCTTCAAGATCCCGAACTTTTTCCGCCGCCTCTTTGCCGAGGGCGCCTTCGCCAGTGCCCTGGTGCCCGTGCTCCACGAGACCGGCCGCGAGGGTGGTTCCACCGCCTTGCGCCGCCTGCTCGCCAGCCTGAGCGGCGTCCTGGGCGCAGGCCTCCTGCTCCTGACCCTGATCGGCACCCTGGCCGCCTCCTGGCTGATCCTGGCCTTCGCCCCCGGCTTCGCTGCCGAGGCCCACCAACAGGCCCTGGCCGCGGAACTGCTGCGGTTGACGCTACCCTATGTGTTCTTCATCGTCCTGGCGGCACTGGCGGGCGCCGCGCTCAATCTGCATGAGCACTTTGGCGTCCCCGCCTTCACCCCGGTGCTGCTCAATCTGGCCATCATCGGCTGCGCCCTCTGGCTGGCGCCGCGGCTGGAGGAGCCCATCCTGGCCCTGGGCTGGGGCGTCCTGCTCGGCGGTCTGGCGCAACTCGCCTTTCAGTTGCCCTTCCTTGCCCGGCTCGGCCTGCTGCCGCGTCCTCGTCTCGATTGGCACCATCCCGGCATGCGCAAGATCCTGCGCCGCATGGGGCCCGTCCTGCTCGGCGTCTCCATGACCCAGATCAACCTACTCCTGGATACCTTCCTGGCCTCCTTCCTGTCCGTGGGCAGCATCTCCTGGCTCTATTATTCAGACCGGCTGGTGGAATTTCCGCTTGGCATCCTGGGTGCGGCCCTGGGGACCGTCATCCTGCCGAGGCTGTCGCACCTGGGGCGGAATGGCGGAGGGGGGCTGGGCATGGACCCCGGAACCAGCTCGGGCGCGGCGGCTCAAGCCGCTGCCTTCTCTCGCACCCTGGATTGGGCTTTGCGTTGGGTACTGCTCCTGGGGTTGCCGGCGGCGGTGGGGCTGGTGGTCCTGGCGGTGCCCCTGGTCGCGACCCTCTTTCTGTCGGCTGAATTCAGCGCCGGGGATGCTCACATGGCCGCCCTCAGCCTCATGGCCTATGCCGCCGGTTTGCCGGCCTTCATTGCGATCAAGGTCCTGGCCCCCGGCTATTACGCCCATCAGGACGCCCGCACCCCGGCACGTTATGCCCTGATGGCCCTGGGGTTCAACCTGGTCCTAAGCATCGCCTGGATGGGGCCCTTCGGGCATGCCGGTCTGGCCTTGGCTACCAGCCTGGCCGCCTTCCTCAATGCCGGCCTGCTACTGGGGGGGCTGGTCAGGCAAGGGGCCTACCGGCCCGCCAGCGACTGGGGATCGCGCCTTGTTCGGGGGCTGGTGGCGGCCCTGGTGCTGGGCGCTTTACTGGGTTGGGGCTTGGTGGGGCTGGACGACTGGCTGGCCGCCACCCCGGGCGAACGGATGGCAAGGCTGTTATTTTGGATGCTCGTGGGCGGGGTTGGGTATGTTTTGGCCCTGCTGGTCCTGGGGGTGAGGCCACGGGATTTTGGTGAAGCGGCGGGCGAGCGACCGGAACGGCCTCCCGCGGGTGCCCGCTGA
- the ribF gene encoding bifunctional riboflavin kinase/FAD synthetase: protein MRVIRGLHNLRPVHRGCVATIGNFDGVHLGHRAVFQRLLAKGRDLGLPATVITFEPQAMEFFAPEAAPARLTRLREKLAALKACGIERVVLLEFGHKLAHLEARAFVEELLVDGLAARHLLVGDDFRFGRGRQGDFALLRTLGAEHGFVVEDLHTITHGAERVSSTRIRETLARGELDLARHLLGRPYRICGRVAHGNQRGRTIGFPTININLHRRVSPLHGVYAVMVDGLLDRPWPGVANIGLRPTLGEEPRYLLEVHLFDFAGDLYGRHAEVEFRFKLRDERKFASFDELRARIELDAKAARTYLGC, encoded by the coding sequence ATGCGAGTCATTCGTGGACTCCATAATCTCAGGCCTGTGCACCGAGGTTGCGTGGCTACCATCGGCAATTTCGATGGGGTGCACCTGGGACATCGCGCCGTCTTTCAGCGGTTGCTCGCCAAGGGCCGAGACTTGGGGCTGCCAGCGACCGTCATCACCTTCGAGCCCCAGGCTATGGAGTTTTTCGCCCCGGAGGCGGCGCCAGCCCGGCTCACGCGCCTCCGGGAAAAGCTGGCGGCCCTGAAGGCTTGCGGCATCGAAAGGGTGGTCCTGCTGGAGTTTGGGCACAAACTGGCACATCTGGAGGCGCGGGCCTTCGTGGAGGAGCTGCTGGTGGACGGCCTGGCGGCACGTCATCTGCTGGTCGGCGACGACTTCCGCTTCGGTCGTGGGCGCCAGGGCGATTTTGCCCTGCTGCGCACCCTAGGGGCCGAACATGGCTTTGTGGTGGAGGATCTGCATACCATCACCCATGGCGCCGAGCGAGTGAGCAGCACCCGTATCCGTGAAACCCTGGCGCGGGGCGAACTGGATCTGGCCCGCCACCTCCTGGGACGCCCCTATCGCATCTGTGGTCGCGTCGCCCATGGCAACCAGCGCGGGCGGACCATCGGCTTCCCCACCATCAACATCAACCTGCACCGCCGGGTCAGCCCCCTACACGGAGTCTATGCCGTCATGGTCGATGGCCTGCTAGATCGCCCCTGGCCAGGCGTGGCCAATATCGGCCTGCGCCCGACCCTGGGGGAGGAGCCACGCTATCTGCTGGAGGTTCATCTGTTCGATTTCGCGGGTGATCTCTATGGGCGTCATGCCGAGGTGGAGTTTCGCTTCAAGCTGCGGGATGAACGGAAATTCGCCTCCTTTGACGAGTTGCGGGCGCGGATCGAACTGGATGCCAAGGCTGCGAGAACTTATCTTGGGTGTTAA
- a CDS encoding methyltransferase domain-containing protein, with the protein MKNQNAVVACHDSHMETASFDRVSLALNYLVGEGLEIGGLQRPLLVGKSAQVKYVDRMPVSELRRHYPELASTDLVEVDIVDDGERLETIADFSQDFVIANHFIEHCQNPILFIKYMLRVLRSGGIVYLAIPDKCYTFDQDRPDTPFEHLLRDYRDGPEWSRKQHFLEWARYVNEVSDEMGIDNRANELMQMGYSIHFHGWSQSSMLDFFLALQRIMPEVFKVDAFLKYQEECIWMVRKFNARLQDTD; encoded by the coding sequence ATGAAGAATCAGAATGCGGTGGTCGCGTGTCATGATTCTCACATGGAAACAGCCAGTTTCGATAGGGTTAGCCTGGCGTTAAATTATCTTGTCGGAGAAGGGCTCGAAATCGGCGGGTTGCAGAGACCCCTGCTGGTCGGGAAATCCGCCCAGGTAAAATATGTGGATAGAATGCCGGTCAGTGAACTGCGCAGGCACTACCCGGAGTTGGCATCCACGGATTTGGTCGAAGTTGACATTGTCGATGACGGCGAACGGCTGGAAACCATCGCGGATTTTAGTCAAGACTTCGTGATCGCCAATCATTTCATCGAGCACTGTCAAAACCCCATTTTGTTTATAAAATACATGCTACGGGTGCTTAGGAGTGGCGGGATCGTCTACCTGGCTATACCCGATAAGTGCTATACGTTTGACCAGGATCGTCCAGATACTCCGTTCGAGCATCTCTTAAGGGACTACAGAGATGGACCTGAGTGGTCCAGAAAGCAGCATTTTCTGGAGTGGGCGCGGTACGTCAATGAGGTATCGGACGAGATGGGTATCGATAACCGCGCAAATGAATTAATGCAAATGGGCTACAGTATTCATTTCCATGGCTGGTCCCAATCAAGCATGCTGGATTTTTTCTTGGCACTTCAACGGATAATGCCCGAAGTATTTAAAGTTGATGCCTTTCTTAAATACCAGGAAGAGTGCATCTGGATGGTGCGTAAATTTAACGCGCGATTGCAGGATACGGACTAG
- a CDS encoding transposase — translation MQTWLHLDPETAARGPLARSTWSDALASPRREAVLRDLVPALVQEAQAILPDRLAGIPGLGDRPVRAIDGTYQAESAHFRRRTPQQGGVDHPKGHALLSLYNLRLGVPEAVRVDTRSRHETRILRDDDQAPHALTRERRGLWRVDRAFIDAPFWDDKHRALQITLITRMKSHLGVDSTEGLPIADDPANAGVINDLRVTLSSSREDWRLITCRPRRGEELQFLTNDLSLLPGVVAFLYFRRWEEEKCFDTWKNDFAQAKAWGKGTVAIANQARLAIITHLLVAILLHTRLGAAGAQDVKSLAKQAKRQQAKVDDPDGTHRPSWTVPLFRYTAKVSRQVLRFLKPCFLKPASPGL, via the coding sequence GTGCAAACCTGGCTGCATCTGGACCCGGAGACCGCGGCGCGGGGGCCGCTGGCCCGCTCCACCTGGTCGGATGCGCTCGCGTCGCCCCGCCGGGAGGCGGTCTTGCGGGACCTGGTGCCGGCCTTGGTCCAGGAGGCGCAGGCGATCCTCCCGGATCGCCTGGCGGGCATTCCGGGTCTGGGGGATCGGCCGGTGCGGGCCATTGATGGCACCTACCAGGCCGAAAGCGCCCATTTCCGACGCCGCACGCCCCAGCAGGGCGGCGTGGACCATCCCAAGGGCCATGCCTTGTTGAGCTTATATAACCTGCGCCTGGGTGTGCCCGAAGCCGTCCGGGTCGACACCCGCAGTCGCCATGAAACGCGGATCTTGCGGGATGATGACCAGGCCCCCCACGCCCTGACCCGCGAGCGCCGCGGGCTCTGGCGGGTGGATCGCGCCTTCATTGATGCCCCCTTCTGGGATGACAAGCACCGGGCCTTGCAGATCACCCTGATCACGCGCATGAAAAGCCACCTGGGCGTGGATTCGACCGAGGGCCTACCCATCGCCGACGACCCGGCCAACGCGGGCGTGATTAATGACCTGCGCGTCACCTTGTCAAGTTCGCGGGAGGACTGGCGCCTCATCACCTGCCGCCCCCGCCGCGGCGAGGAGTTGCAATTCCTCACCAATGACTTGAGCCTGCTGCCCGGTGTGGTGGCCTTCCTCTACTTCCGCCGCTGGGAGGAAGAAAAGTGCTTCGATACCTGGAAAAACGACTTCGCTCAGGCGAAGGCCTGGGGTAAGGGCACCGTGGCCATCGCCAATCAGGCACGTCTGGCCATCATCACCCATCTGCTGGTGGCGATCCTCCTCCACACCCGCCTGGGTGCCGCGGGGGCCCAGGATGTGAAATCACTGGCGAAGCAAGCGAAACGACAGCAGGCCAAGGTCGATGATCCCGATGGCACCCATCGCCCCAGCTGGACGGTCCCCCTGTTCCGCTATACCGCCAAGGTGAGCCGCCAGGTCCTACGGTTCTTAAAACCCTGTTTCCTCAAACCCGCCTCGCCTGGGCTCTAG